Proteins from one Mercurialis annua linkage group LG7, ddMerAnnu1.2, whole genome shotgun sequence genomic window:
- the LOC126656242 gene encoding type II inositol polyphosphate 5-phosphatase 15-like isoform X2 — MEPLINFDDENDDDGRKIYDRRFLSSSSDEEQSDLVKSPASSSSSSTMEATNKRLDNMIQFLDRKLSSPSTNPNINTSNYNSVNPNLYCSHNNYYTNTEFNTTNNSSFSPTSASTANGGGGGGGGGGLPEFIGKGGGSGIFRIPIRKAVHPGRPPSLEVRPHPLRESQTGCFLRTITTTPFQLCSGSEDGSLLIWKFSDLYGGTNDTAPYSQSDAVGSGVLCLLGDDATGVVWSGHKDGKIRCWKVDESNSNLNSNCFREVLSWIAHRGPVLSMVLTSYGDLWSGSEAGALRIWPWEAIHKSFSLTEQQRHIASLSVERSYIDPKAQLSLIGFCNALTSDIRYLLSDQSGAKVWSAAYLSFALWDAHTRELLKIFNIDGQIEKMDILSGQDITFEDDIKTKFVAVTKKEKIQSSFGFFQRSRNAIMGAADAVRRVATKGGFGDDYRRTEALVITVDGMIWTGCANGLLVQWDGNGNRLQDFQYHSAAVQCFCTFGLRIWVGYASGTIQVLDLEGSLLGGWVAHSSPVIKMSVGAEYVFTLANHGGIRGWSVISPGPLDNILRTELAEKEFLYTKIENVKILAGTWNVAQGRASRDSLISWLGCAAGDVGIVVVGLQEVEMGAGVLAMSAAKETVGLEGSSLGQWWLDMIGKILDEGSTFERVGSRQLAGLLIAVWVRNNLKAHVGDVDAAAVPCGFGRAIGNKGAVGLRIRVYNRTMSFVNCHFAAHLEAVNRRNADFDHVYRTMTFGRPSNLFNAAAAGSSSAVQILRSTNVMGANSAEGMPELSEVDMVIFLGDFNYRLDGISYDEARDFISQRCFDWLRERDQLRAEMEAGNVFQGMREAIIRFPPTYKFDKHQPGLAGYDSGEKKRVPAWCDRILYRDSRSARVSECSLDCPVVSLILQYDACMDVTDSDHKPVRCTFSIDIARVDESVRRQEFGDIIKSNDKIRCILEEQCKIPETVVSTNNIILQNQDTTILRLTNKCGQKDALFKIICEGQYTIDEDGQASDHHAIGSFGFPRWLEVTPATGVIKPDHIAEVSVHLEDFPTVEEFVDGLPRNSWCEDTRDEEAILVIKVRGANNTVDWKDHRIRVRHCRSARTAKVDPKSNGSGQVQGNLLPRSDYQQLSGAYDVVDRLRNLHSP, encoded by the exons ATGGAGCCGCTGATTAATTTCGACGATGAAAATGACGACGACGGCAGAAAAATCTACGACCGCCGCTTCTTATCGTCCTCCTCCGACGAAGAACAATCCGATTTGGTCAAATCACCAGCTTCATCGTCGTCGTCGTCTACAATGGAAGCTACGAACAAACGCCTGGATAACATGATTCAGTTCTTGGACCGGAAGCTCTCGTCTCCGTCTACTAATCCTAATATTAATACTTCAAATTATAATAGTGTTAACCCTAATTTGTATTGCTCTCATAATAATTACTATACTAATACTGAATTTAATACTACAAACAATAGTTCTTTTTCTCCTACTAGTGCTTCCACAGCTAATGGCGGCGGAGGAGGCGGCGGGGGTGGTGGTTTGCCTGAGTTCATAGGAAAAGGAGGAGGTTCTGGAATTTTTAGAATTCCTATTCGAAAAGCAGTCCACCCAGGCCGGCCTCCGAGCCTTGAGGTACGGCCTCATCCCTTGCGAGAATCGCAAACCGGTTGTTTTCTCAGAACTATTACCACTACTCCGTTTCAACTGTGTTCCGGCAGTGAAGACGGTTCTCTTTTAATCTGGAAATTCTCTGATCTCTACGGTGGGACTAACGATACGGCACCGTATAGTCAATCTGATGCGGTGGGATCAGGTGTTCTGTGTCTGCTCGGGGATGACGCTACCGGAGTTGTTTGGAGCGGGCATAAGGACGGTAAAATTAGGTGTTGGAAGGTGGATGAGTCGAATTCGAATTTGAATTCCAATTGTTTCAGAGAAGTTTTGTCTTGGATTGCTCATCGTGGCCCTGTTCTTTCCATGGTCCTCACTTCTTATG GGGACTTATGGTCTGGTTCAGAAGCTGGTGCTCTCAGGATTTGGCCCTGGGAAGCTATTCATAAATCCTTTTCTCTTACTGAGCAGCAACGCCACATTGCTTCCTTATCGGTCGAGAGGTCTTATATCGACCCTAAGGCCCAACTCTCTCTCATTGGCTTCTGTAATGCTCTTACTTCTGATATTCGATACTTGCTTTCTGATCAGTCCGGAGCTAAAGTCTGGAGTGCTGCTTATCTTTCATTTGCATTGTG GGATGCCCATACACGGGAGTTGCTGAAAATATTCAATATAGATGGTCAGATTGAAAAAATGGACATCTTATCAGGACAAGATATTACCTTTGAAGATGATATTAAGACGAAATTTGTTGCTGTTACAAAGAAAGAGAAGATTCAAAGCTCTTTTGGTTTCTTTCAGCGTTCACGTAATGCTATCATGGGAGCAGCTGATGCTGTTCGCAGGGTTGCTACAAAAGGTGGTTTTGGAGATGATTATAGGAGAACTGAGGCATTAGTTATAACAGTGGATGGCATGATCTGGACAGGTTGTGCAAATGGATTACTAGTACAGTGGGATGGAAATGGCAACCGTTTGCAAGATTTCCAGTATCATTCTGCTGCTGTTCAATGCTTTTGCACATTTGGATTACGGATATGGGTAGGCTATGCCAGTGGAACCATCCAGGTATTGGACCTTGAAGGTAGCTTACTTGGTGGGTGGGTGGCCCACAGCAGCCCTGTAATTAAAATGTCTGTTGGGGCTGAGTATGTTTTCACCTTGGCTAATCATGGTGGTATACGTGGATGGAGTGTCATTTCTCCGGGACCACTTGACAACATTTTGCGCACAGAATTGGCTGAAAAGGAATTTTTATATACAAAGATTGAGAACGTGAAGATACTAGCTGGCACGTGGAATGTAGCACAAGGAAGAGCATCTCGTGATTCACTTATATCCTGGCTAGGTTGTGCAGCTGGAGATGTTGGCATTGTTGTTGTTGGTTTGCAAGAAGTTGAAATGGGTGCTGGTGTTTTAGCAATGTCTGCAGCAAAAGAAACT GTTGGACTTGAGGGGAGTTCTCTTGGGCAGTGGTGGCTGGATATGATAGGCAAAATTTTGGATGAAGGTTCAACATTTGAACGTGTTGGTTCTCGACAATTAGCAGGCTTACTTATTGCTGTATG GGTCAGAAATAATCTTAAAGCTCATGTTGGGGATGTAGACGCTGCTGCAGTTCCTTGTGGCTTTGGGCGTGCAATTGGTAACAAG GGAGCTGTTGGTTTGAGGATTAGAGTATATAATCGGACAATGAGCTTTGTTAATTGTCACTTTGCTGCACATTTGGAGGCTGTCAATCGTCGTAATGCAGACTTTGATCATGTGTATCGAACAATGACTTTTGGTCGACCTTCTAATCTCTTCAATGCTGCAGCTG CTGGTTCTTCATCTGCAGTTCAAATTCTTCGTTCTACAAAT GTTATGGGAGCCAACTCTGCAGAAGGAATGCCCGAGTTATCTGAGGTTGACATGGTCATTTTCCTTGGGGACTTTAATTACCGGCTTGATGGTATATCGTATGATGAAGCAAGGGACTTTATTTCTCAAAGGTGCTTTGATTGGCTAAGAGAAAGGGATCAGCTTCGAGCCGAAATGGAAGCTGGGAATGTCTTCCAAGGCATGCGGGAAGCAATTATTAGATTCCCCCCCACATACAAGTTTGACAAGCACCAGCCTGGTTTAGCAG GATATGATTCGGGTGAAAAAAAGCGTGTCCCCGCCTGGTGTGACAGAATACTTTACCGTGATAGCCGTTCAGCTAGAGTGTCTGAATGCAGTTTAGACTGTCCCGTTGTCTCTCTCATATTACA GTATGATGCTTGCATGGATGTGACCGATAGTGATCACAAGCCTGTACGTTGTACATTTAGTATTGATATTGCACGAGTTGATGAGTCAGTGAGGAGACAAGAGTTTGGTGACATTATCAAATCAAATGATAAAATTAGATGCATTCTTGAAGAACAGTGCAAGATTCCAGAAACTGTTGTGAGCACGAACAATATTATCCTTCAAAACCAGGATACAACCATTTTGCGTCTCACAAATAAATGTGGACAAAAGGATGctctatttaaaattatatgtgAAGGTCAGTATACCATTGATGAAGATGGACAAGCATCAGATCATCATGCAATAGGTTCATTTGGCTTTCCTCGGTGGCTTGAG GTCACTCCAGCAACTGGTGTAATAAAACCAGATCACATTGCAGAAGTGTCTGTTCATCTTGAGGATTTTCCTACAGTAGAAGAGTTTGTGGATGGCCTCCCTCGAAATTCTTGGTGCGAGGATACTAGAGACGAGGAAGCTATATTGGTGATTAAAGTGCGTGGTGCAAACAATACAGTGGACTGGAAAGACCATCGCATCCGTGTGCGCCACTGCCGTTCAGCGCGAACAgctaaggttgacccaaagtcGAATGGCTCTGGACAAGTCCAAGGGAATCTTCTCCCTCGGTCCGATTATCAACAACTCAGCGGTGCCTACGACGTAGTTGACCGCCTTCGTAACTTGCATAGTCCTTGA
- the LOC126656244 gene encoding 2-alkenal reductase (NADP(+)-dependent), translating into MEEEMVENKQVTFKDYIAEGPPKETDMEVRVSKIELKPPEKGSGGLLVKNLYLSCDPYMRGRMRDYHSSYIPPFLPAQPIQGFGISKVLASDNPDYKAGDLISGFTSWEGYSFIYSFDRLRKIEQDEHIPLSLHLGLLGMPGFTAYAGFYEVCSPKKGDYVFVSAASGAVGQLVGQFAKLHGCYVVGSAGTNLKVDLLKNKFGFDEAFNYKQEPNLDAALKRYFPQGIDIYFDNVGGDMLDAALLNMRIHGRIAVCGMISVNSLSAAQGIHNLFNLISKRIKMQGFLQSDYVHLYEPFLKQVSDDYKQGKIVYLEDMTEGLENGPAALVGLFSGKNVGKQVIRVARD; encoded by the exons ATGGAAGAAGAAATGGTAGAGAATAAGCAGGTGACATTCAAGGATTACATAGCAGAAGGTCCCCCAAAAGAGACGGACATGGAAGTTAGGGTTAGCAAAATAGAGCTGAAACCGCCGGAAAAAGGAAGCGGCGGTTTGTTAGTGAAGAATCTGTACCTGTCTTGTGATCCGTACATGAGAGGTCGTATGCGAGACTATCATTCCTCTTATATTCCTCCATTTCTTCCTGCTCag CCTATACAAGGATTTGGGATTTCGAAGGTGTTGGCTTCTGATAATCCTGATTATAAGGCTGGAGATTTGATTTCCGGATTTACCAGTTGGGAGGGGTACAGCTTTATTTACAGCTTCGATCGATTGAGAAAAATTGAGCAGGATGAACATATTCCTCTCTCTCTTCACCTCGGTCTTCTTG GCATGCCAGGTTTCACTGCTTATGCTGGATTTTATGAGGTTTGCTCCCCTAAGAAAGGAGATTATGTGTTTGTGTCTGCGGCTTCTGGAGCTGTCGGCCAGCTTGTTGGCCAATTTGCCAAGCTACATGGCTGCTATGTAGTCGGAAGCGCCGGGACAAACCTAAAG GTTGATCTTCTGAAGAATAAGTTTGGATTCGATGAAGCTTTCAACTACAAACAAGAACCAAATCTTGATGCAGCTTTGAAAAG GTATTTCCCACAAGGGATCGACATCTATTTCGATAATGTGGGCGGAGACATGCTCGATGCTGCATTGCTGAACATGAGGATTCATGGCAGGATCGCCGTCTGTGGAATGATTTCTGTGAACAGTTTGTCCGCTGCCCAAGGGATTCACAATTTGTTCAATCTTATAAGCAAACGAATTAAAATGCAGGGATTCTTGCAAAGTGATTACGTGCATTTGTATGAACCGTTCCTTAAACAAGTTAGCGACGACTACAAGCAAGGGAAGATTGTTTACCTTGAAGATATGACTGAGGGATTGGAAAACGGTCCGGCTGCTTTAGTCGGATTATTTTCCGGTAAAAATGTCGGTAAGCAAGTTATCCGTGTAGCTCGTGACTGA
- the LOC126656242 gene encoding type II inositol polyphosphate 5-phosphatase 15-like isoform X1 encodes MEPLINFDDENDDDGRKIYDRRFLSSSSDEEQSDLVKSPASSSSSSTMEATNKRLDNMIQFLDRKLSSPSTNPNINTSNYNSVNPNLYCSHNNYYTNTEFNTTNNSSFSPTSASTANGGGGGGGGGGLPEFIGKGGGSGIFRIPIRKAVHPGRPPSLEVRPHPLRESQTGCFLRTITTTPFQLCSGSEDGSLLIWKFSDLYGGTNDTAPYSQSDAVGSGVLCLLGDDATGVVWSGHKDGKIRCWKVDESNSNLNSNCFREVLSWIAHRGPVLSMVLTSYGDLWSGSEAGALRIWPWEAIHKSFSLTEQQRHIASLSVERSYIDPKAQLSLIGFCNALTSDIRYLLSDQSGAKVWSAAYLSFALWDAHTRELLKIFNIDGQIEKMDILSGQDITFEDDIKTKFVAVTKKEKIQSSFGFFQRSRNAIMGAADAVRRVATKGGFGDDYRRTEALVITVDGMIWTGCANGLLVQWDGNGNRLQDFQYHSAAVQCFCTFGLRIWVGYASGTIQVLDLEGSLLGGWVAHSSPVIKMSVGAEYVFTLANHGGIRGWSVISPGPLDNILRTELAEKEFLYTKIENVKILAGTWNVAQGRASRDSLISWLGCAAGDVGIVVVGLQEVEMGAGVLAMSAAKETVGLEGSSLGQWWLDMIGKILDEGSTFERVGSRQLAGLLIAVWVRNNLKAHVGDVDAAAVPCGFGRAIGNKGAVGLRIRVYNRTMSFVNCHFAAHLEAVNRRNADFDHVYRTMTFGRPSNLFNAAAGIVPYLFLSCSLACSLYLLWLVYRSGLPLLLCIAAGSSSAVQILRSTNVMGANSAEGMPELSEVDMVIFLGDFNYRLDGISYDEARDFISQRCFDWLRERDQLRAEMEAGNVFQGMREAIIRFPPTYKFDKHQPGLAGYDSGEKKRVPAWCDRILYRDSRSARVSECSLDCPVVSLILQYDACMDVTDSDHKPVRCTFSIDIARVDESVRRQEFGDIIKSNDKIRCILEEQCKIPETVVSTNNIILQNQDTTILRLTNKCGQKDALFKIICEGQYTIDEDGQASDHHAIGSFGFPRWLEVTPATGVIKPDHIAEVSVHLEDFPTVEEFVDGLPRNSWCEDTRDEEAILVIKVRGANNTVDWKDHRIRVRHCRSARTAKVDPKSNGSGQVQGNLLPRSDYQQLSGAYDVVDRLRNLHSP; translated from the exons ATGGAGCCGCTGATTAATTTCGACGATGAAAATGACGACGACGGCAGAAAAATCTACGACCGCCGCTTCTTATCGTCCTCCTCCGACGAAGAACAATCCGATTTGGTCAAATCACCAGCTTCATCGTCGTCGTCGTCTACAATGGAAGCTACGAACAAACGCCTGGATAACATGATTCAGTTCTTGGACCGGAAGCTCTCGTCTCCGTCTACTAATCCTAATATTAATACTTCAAATTATAATAGTGTTAACCCTAATTTGTATTGCTCTCATAATAATTACTATACTAATACTGAATTTAATACTACAAACAATAGTTCTTTTTCTCCTACTAGTGCTTCCACAGCTAATGGCGGCGGAGGAGGCGGCGGGGGTGGTGGTTTGCCTGAGTTCATAGGAAAAGGAGGAGGTTCTGGAATTTTTAGAATTCCTATTCGAAAAGCAGTCCACCCAGGCCGGCCTCCGAGCCTTGAGGTACGGCCTCATCCCTTGCGAGAATCGCAAACCGGTTGTTTTCTCAGAACTATTACCACTACTCCGTTTCAACTGTGTTCCGGCAGTGAAGACGGTTCTCTTTTAATCTGGAAATTCTCTGATCTCTACGGTGGGACTAACGATACGGCACCGTATAGTCAATCTGATGCGGTGGGATCAGGTGTTCTGTGTCTGCTCGGGGATGACGCTACCGGAGTTGTTTGGAGCGGGCATAAGGACGGTAAAATTAGGTGTTGGAAGGTGGATGAGTCGAATTCGAATTTGAATTCCAATTGTTTCAGAGAAGTTTTGTCTTGGATTGCTCATCGTGGCCCTGTTCTTTCCATGGTCCTCACTTCTTATG GGGACTTATGGTCTGGTTCAGAAGCTGGTGCTCTCAGGATTTGGCCCTGGGAAGCTATTCATAAATCCTTTTCTCTTACTGAGCAGCAACGCCACATTGCTTCCTTATCGGTCGAGAGGTCTTATATCGACCCTAAGGCCCAACTCTCTCTCATTGGCTTCTGTAATGCTCTTACTTCTGATATTCGATACTTGCTTTCTGATCAGTCCGGAGCTAAAGTCTGGAGTGCTGCTTATCTTTCATTTGCATTGTG GGATGCCCATACACGGGAGTTGCTGAAAATATTCAATATAGATGGTCAGATTGAAAAAATGGACATCTTATCAGGACAAGATATTACCTTTGAAGATGATATTAAGACGAAATTTGTTGCTGTTACAAAGAAAGAGAAGATTCAAAGCTCTTTTGGTTTCTTTCAGCGTTCACGTAATGCTATCATGGGAGCAGCTGATGCTGTTCGCAGGGTTGCTACAAAAGGTGGTTTTGGAGATGATTATAGGAGAACTGAGGCATTAGTTATAACAGTGGATGGCATGATCTGGACAGGTTGTGCAAATGGATTACTAGTACAGTGGGATGGAAATGGCAACCGTTTGCAAGATTTCCAGTATCATTCTGCTGCTGTTCAATGCTTTTGCACATTTGGATTACGGATATGGGTAGGCTATGCCAGTGGAACCATCCAGGTATTGGACCTTGAAGGTAGCTTACTTGGTGGGTGGGTGGCCCACAGCAGCCCTGTAATTAAAATGTCTGTTGGGGCTGAGTATGTTTTCACCTTGGCTAATCATGGTGGTATACGTGGATGGAGTGTCATTTCTCCGGGACCACTTGACAACATTTTGCGCACAGAATTGGCTGAAAAGGAATTTTTATATACAAAGATTGAGAACGTGAAGATACTAGCTGGCACGTGGAATGTAGCACAAGGAAGAGCATCTCGTGATTCACTTATATCCTGGCTAGGTTGTGCAGCTGGAGATGTTGGCATTGTTGTTGTTGGTTTGCAAGAAGTTGAAATGGGTGCTGGTGTTTTAGCAATGTCTGCAGCAAAAGAAACT GTTGGACTTGAGGGGAGTTCTCTTGGGCAGTGGTGGCTGGATATGATAGGCAAAATTTTGGATGAAGGTTCAACATTTGAACGTGTTGGTTCTCGACAATTAGCAGGCTTACTTATTGCTGTATG GGTCAGAAATAATCTTAAAGCTCATGTTGGGGATGTAGACGCTGCTGCAGTTCCTTGTGGCTTTGGGCGTGCAATTGGTAACAAG GGAGCTGTTGGTTTGAGGATTAGAGTATATAATCGGACAATGAGCTTTGTTAATTGTCACTTTGCTGCACATTTGGAGGCTGTCAATCGTCGTAATGCAGACTTTGATCATGTGTATCGAACAATGACTTTTGGTCGACCTTCTAATCTCTTCAATGCTGCAGCTGGTATAGTGCCATACCTGTTCCTGTCTTGCTCGCTTGCCTGCTCATTGTATTTATTATGGCTTGTTTATAGATCTGGCTTGCCATTGCTTCTTTGTATTGCAGCTGGTTCTTCATCTGCAGTTCAAATTCTTCGTTCTACAAAT GTTATGGGAGCCAACTCTGCAGAAGGAATGCCCGAGTTATCTGAGGTTGACATGGTCATTTTCCTTGGGGACTTTAATTACCGGCTTGATGGTATATCGTATGATGAAGCAAGGGACTTTATTTCTCAAAGGTGCTTTGATTGGCTAAGAGAAAGGGATCAGCTTCGAGCCGAAATGGAAGCTGGGAATGTCTTCCAAGGCATGCGGGAAGCAATTATTAGATTCCCCCCCACATACAAGTTTGACAAGCACCAGCCTGGTTTAGCAG GATATGATTCGGGTGAAAAAAAGCGTGTCCCCGCCTGGTGTGACAGAATACTTTACCGTGATAGCCGTTCAGCTAGAGTGTCTGAATGCAGTTTAGACTGTCCCGTTGTCTCTCTCATATTACA GTATGATGCTTGCATGGATGTGACCGATAGTGATCACAAGCCTGTACGTTGTACATTTAGTATTGATATTGCACGAGTTGATGAGTCAGTGAGGAGACAAGAGTTTGGTGACATTATCAAATCAAATGATAAAATTAGATGCATTCTTGAAGAACAGTGCAAGATTCCAGAAACTGTTGTGAGCACGAACAATATTATCCTTCAAAACCAGGATACAACCATTTTGCGTCTCACAAATAAATGTGGACAAAAGGATGctctatttaaaattatatgtgAAGGTCAGTATACCATTGATGAAGATGGACAAGCATCAGATCATCATGCAATAGGTTCATTTGGCTTTCCTCGGTGGCTTGAG GTCACTCCAGCAACTGGTGTAATAAAACCAGATCACATTGCAGAAGTGTCTGTTCATCTTGAGGATTTTCCTACAGTAGAAGAGTTTGTGGATGGCCTCCCTCGAAATTCTTGGTGCGAGGATACTAGAGACGAGGAAGCTATATTGGTGATTAAAGTGCGTGGTGCAAACAATACAGTGGACTGGAAAGACCATCGCATCCGTGTGCGCCACTGCCGTTCAGCGCGAACAgctaaggttgacccaaagtcGAATGGCTCTGGACAAGTCCAAGGGAATCTTCTCCCTCGGTCCGATTATCAACAACTCAGCGGTGCCTACGACGTAGTTGACCGCCTTCGTAACTTGCATAGTCCTTGA
- the LOC126656243 gene encoding acetolactate synthase small subunit 2, chloroplastic, with translation MAAATTTLSLHHFTSTQHHSHSSSFKLIFTRNASSTASHFPHLRLLTPTAAAGNAYAPPKVSATISRDNNHSHHHIANAAPLPAPTTSKTQRHTISVFVGDESGIINRIAGVFARRGYNIESLAVGLNKDKALFTIVVRGTDNVLRQVVEQLNKLVNVIKVEDISKESQVERELMLIKLNADPVTRPEIMWLVDIFRAKVVDTSEHTLTIEVTGDPGKMAAVLRNLSKFRIQELSRTGKIALRRERMGETAPFWRFSASSYPDLERMQPGDAFSNNPADDKSSGRPLNKITISPSKGDVYPVEPYDDFSLNKVLDAHWGVIYDQDSSGLRSHTLSMLVNDFPGVLNVITGVISRRGYNIQSLAVGPAEREELSRITTVVPGTDESISKLVLYLHKLIDVHEVCDITHLPFAERELMLIKIAVNTAARREVLDIASIFRAKAVDVSDHTITLELTGDLNKMAALQTVLEPFGICEVARTGRIALVRESGVDSAYLRGYPLPL, from the exons ATGGCAGCCGCCACTACAACTCTCTCACTTCATCATTTCACTTCAACTCAGCACCACTCACATTCATCTtcttttaaacttatttttactAGAAATGCCTCTTCTACCGCTTCACATTTCCCACACCTCCGCCTCCTCACTCCGACCGCCGCCGCCGGGAATGCTTATGCTCCGCCCAAGGTTTCAGCTACTATTAGTAGAGATAACAATCACAGTCATCATCATATCGCAAATGCAGCTCCTCTTCCCGCCCCTACAACCTCCAA GACGCAGAGGCACACTATATCCGTGTTTGTCGGCGATGAAAGCGGAATAATAAATCGGATTGCTGGTGTTTTTGCGAGAAGGGGTTACAACATTGAGTCTCTTGCAGTCGGTCTAAACAAAGACAAGGCTTTGTTTACTATAGTTGTTCGTGGAACTGATAATGTTTTGAGACAAGTAGTTGAGCAGCTTAACAAGCTTGTCAATGTCATCAAG GTCGAAGACATCTCGAAGGAATCGCAAGTAGAACGCGAACTTATGCTAATCAAACTCAATGCAGATCCAGTTACTCGTCCCGAG ATCATGTGGCTGGTGGACATCTTTAGAGCAAAAGTTGTTGATACCTCAGAGCACACATTGACCATTGAG GTAACTGGAGACCCTGGGAAGATGGCTGCTGTTCTAAGGAACCTGAGCAAGTTCAGAATTCAAGAACTTAGTAGAACTGGAAAG ATTGCTTTGAGACGGGAAAGGATGGGCGAGACTGCTCCATTTTGGAGATTTTCCGCATCTTCATATCCTGATCTTGAAAGGATGCAGCCTGGAGATGCTTTTTCCAATAATCCCGCTGACGACAAATCAAGTGGACGACCACTTAACAAAATTACCATTTCCCCCTCAAAG GGCGATGTTTATCCTGTGGAGCCTTATGATGACTTCTCGTTGAATAAAGTTCTTGATGCTCATTGGGGTGTTATTTATGACCAAGAT TCAAGTGGACTTCGATCACATACATTATCGATGCTTGTGAACGACTTTCCTGGAGTTCTCAATGTGATCACAGGGGTTATATCCCGAAGAGGTTATAACATTCAG AGTCTTGCTGTGGGCCCTGCTGAAAGAGAGGAACTTTCTCGTATCACAActgttgttcctggaactgacGAGTCAATTAGCAAGTTGGTCCTTTATCTTCACAAGTTGATAGATGTGCACGAG GTATGTGATATTACACATCTGCCATTTGCAGAAAGAGAGTTGATGCTGATTAAAATAGCCGTTAACACTGCTGCTAGGAGGGAAGTCCTAGATATTGCTAGCATATTTCGGGCAAAAGCTGTTGATGTCTCTGATCACACAATTACCCTCGAG CTTACAGGAGATTTAAACAAGATGGCTGCCCTGCAGACAGTATTAGAGCCATTTGGGATTTGTGAG GTGGCACGAACTGGAAGGATTGCTCTGGTGCGAGAATCAGGGGTGGATTCTGCATACCTTCGTGGATATCCTCTTCCACTGTGA